A genomic region of Bernardetia sp. ABR2-2B contains the following coding sequences:
- a CDS encoding DUF6787 family protein translates to MRKFTLSEKEEKEMKSNKEEKNSNWIEKLKTRWQVNSAWQVVVILIVFALTGFTVMYGKRWFFGIIGFDQTTPWYIKTTVWILLILPIYQLVLLFYGAIFGQFNFFWNFVKRAFGRIFFFLKK, encoded by the coding sequence ATGCGTAAATTTACCTTATCAGAAAAAGAGGAAAAAGAAATGAAGAGTAATAAAGAAGAAAAAAACTCAAATTGGATAGAAAAACTCAAAACTCGTTGGCAAGTAAATTCGGCTTGGCAGGTAGTTGTTATCTTGATTGTCTTTGCCCTAACAGGTTTTACGGTCATGTATGGCAAACGTTGGTTTTTCGGAATCATTGGTTTTGATCAAACAACGCCTTGGTATATCAAAACTACTGTCTGGATTCTTCTTATTTTGCCTATTTATCAACTAGTTTTACTTTTTTACGGTGCAATTTTTGGGCAATTTAATTTCTTTTGGAACTTTGTCAAACGTGCTTTTGGTAGAATTTTCTTTTTCTTAAAAAAATAA
- a CDS encoding patatin-like phospholipase family protein: MQRKKLDLALQGGGSHGAYTWGILERLLEDRRIIIDGICGTSAGAMNAVITAAGLQKGGRQGAIEHLNDFWRRIAHLQSFGMMQPSIFDKLWGNGTLKLSPIYNMMEFFTMMYSPYQSNPLNINPLRYILADMVDFEKLKVTRYNKLFICATNVRTSQAKIFDNENISLDAVLASACLPFIFQAVEIDGEAYWDGGYMGNPPLYPLIDNTRTSDIMIVQINPIRIPNIPKTVDEIRDRINEIAFNSSLIHDIRQINLVRKMLDRGINIDGKFRDLFIHNIAPERLMAKLSSKTKLNADINFLLKLKKYGKSAADRWLRENFDKIGNESTCDIEEVFLSKTKTPIDQPTNIKVDLDGMI; this comes from the coding sequence ATGCAACGTAAAAAATTAGATTTAGCACTACAAGGAGGAGGTTCTCATGGAGCTTATACATGGGGCATTTTGGAACGCCTTTTAGAGGACCGAAGGATTATTATTGATGGAATTTGTGGAACTTCTGCAGGAGCTATGAATGCAGTCATTACGGCAGCAGGATTGCAAAAAGGAGGACGACAAGGAGCTATTGAACACCTAAATGATTTTTGGAGAAGAATAGCTCATCTTCAAAGTTTTGGAATGATGCAACCCAGTATTTTTGATAAATTATGGGGAAACGGAACACTAAAACTGTCGCCTATCTACAATATGATGGAGTTTTTTACGATGATGTATTCGCCTTATCAATCTAACCCTTTAAATATCAATCCATTGCGTTATATTTTAGCTGATATGGTGGATTTTGAAAAGCTAAAAGTTACTCGTTATAATAAACTCTTTATTTGTGCTACTAATGTAAGAACAAGTCAAGCCAAAATTTTTGATAATGAGAATATATCCTTAGATGCTGTTTTGGCTTCTGCCTGTTTGCCTTTTATCTTTCAAGCTGTTGAAATTGATGGAGAAGCCTATTGGGATGGTGGTTATATGGGAAATCCTCCTCTTTATCCCCTCATTGATAATACTCGTACTTCTGATATTATGATTGTTCAGATAAACCCAATTCGTATTCCAAATATTCCAAAAACGGTAGATGAAATTAGAGATAGAATCAATGAAATAGCCTTTAATTCTAGTTTGATACACGATATTCGTCAGATAAACTTAGTTCGAAAAATGCTAGACCGAGGGATAAATATTGATGGAAAATTTAGAGATTTATTTATTCATAATATTGCTCCAGAGCGTTTGATGGCGAAATTGAGTTCGAAAACAAAACTTAATGCAGATATTAATTTCCTTCTAAAACTCAAAAAATATGGAAAATCAGCTGCTGACCGTTGGTTAAGAGAAAATTTTGATAAAATAGGAAATGAATCTACTTGCGATATAGAAGAAGTATTCTTGAGCAAAACCAAAACTCCTATTGACCAGCCAACAAATATAAAAGTTGATTTGGATGGTATGATATAA
- a CDS encoding SufE family protein translates to MKINEIQDEIIEEFALFDNKNDQYGYIIELGKKLENLPEEEYQDGNLIKGCQSKVWLTAEKSEQGNEIQIKYIADSDSTLVKGLVSLLMRVLSEQPAKEILSSELYFIDKIGLGQLLSMNRSNGLASMVKQMKIYALAYQAV, encoded by the coding sequence ATGAAAATTAATGAGATTCAAGACGAGATTATAGAAGAATTTGCACTTTTTGATAATAAAAATGACCAATATGGTTATATTATAGAATTAGGAAAAAAATTAGAAAATTTGCCAGAAGAGGAGTATCAAGACGGAAATTTAATCAAGGGGTGTCAGTCAAAAGTATGGCTTACTGCCGAAAAGTCCGAACAAGGCAATGAAATTCAAATAAAATATATAGCAGACAGCGATTCTACACTTGTAAAAGGTTTGGTAAGTCTTTTGATGCGTGTATTGTCAGAGCAACCAGCTAAAGAAATTCTGTCTTCTGAACTTTATTTTATTGATAAAATAGGTTTGGGACAACTTTTGTCTATGAACCGTTCGAACGGACTGGCTTCAATGGTAAAACAAATGAAAATTTATGCACTTGCTTATCAAGCTGTGTAG
- a CDS encoding iron-sulfur cluster assembly protein: protein MENKETTTPTVSTRDRVINAIQSIYDPEIPVDIYELGLIYEINTVELVPNNASVHILMTLTSPNCPSAEQIPAEVEEKVKAVVGVNEVNVELTFDPPYEAEMMSEAARLQLGFM, encoded by the coding sequence ATGGAAAATAAAGAAACTACAACGCCAACCGTATCGACAAGAGATAGAGTTATTAATGCGATTCAGAGTATTTATGACCCAGAAATTCCTGTTGATATTTATGAATTAGGTTTGATTTATGAAATCAATACCGTTGAGCTTGTTCCGAATAATGCAAGTGTTCATATTTTGATGACGCTCACTTCTCCAAATTGTCCTTCGGCAGAACAAATTCCTGCTGAAGTAGAAGAAAAAGTAAAAGCTGTGGTAGGAGTAAACGAAGTAAATGTAGAACTCACTTTTGACCCTCCTTATGAAGCTGAAATGATGTCAGAAGCTGCTCGTTTGCAGCTTGGTTTTATGTAA
- a CDS encoding BrxA/BrxB family bacilliredoxin: protein MYPEHLTTPMKGELVNIGFKDLTTPEAVETTLSEDGTTLMVINSVCGCAAGAARPGVRMSLEKSNKKPTQLATVFAGVDKEAVDKVRELALPYPPSSPSIALFKNGEVIHFVERHHIEGRSAEAIATHLAAVYEELC from the coding sequence ATGTATCCAGAACATTTGACTACGCCCATGAAAGGCGAACTTGTAAATATAGGTTTTAAAGATTTAACAACTCCAGAAGCAGTAGAAACAACACTTTCAGAAGATGGAACTACACTTATGGTAATTAATTCGGTTTGTGGTTGTGCAGCAGGTGCAGCCCGTCCAGGTGTTCGTATGTCTTTAGAGAAATCAAATAAAAAACCAACTCAACTAGCAACTGTTTTTGCAGGTGTTGATAAAGAAGCTGTTGATAAAGTGCGTGAACTTGCGCTTCCTTATCCTCCTTCTTCTCCTTCAATTGCACTTTTTAAAAATGGCGAAGTAATCCATTTTGTAGAGCGTCATCACATTGAAGGTCGTTCGGCAGAAGCAATTGCAACTCATTTGGCAGCCGTTTATGAAGAACTTTGCTAA
- a CDS encoding DUF1573 domain-containing protein codes for MKKTTLLLLFVFITFQANSQSIEEKVGKLLKIDGTLRNIENLIDRTIEYQKKTNPTISDGFWKNLEGKLKTESLEEFIDIVTPIYTQTYTEEQIDAIITMLDSDAGRLIVETQPSLLQELGLPIQQWSQNANAYIIKQIEDRDKNMSSSEELEDFEKDFKSKYGLQILNLEDFSIDQEHNIGSLLVDFGKVDGDENIIKILRVKNNSDEEITFEKPLFLIDDDIEFYWGNTPIAVGETRDLHIILNMEKAENERYFSFSIRPSQGENIRIGVKYNAPKKELQFKTSSEELNFKQTKKELSKPYIFKIKNTGKKDFYISDIEVSQPIAYLNYSKEVIKTNEEIEIRVIFSKEMIAKYDIEEVKLDLKVSLNEDKKGDRFGSFGEKIVSFVIK; via the coding sequence ATGAAAAAAACAACATTGTTATTATTGTTTGTGTTTATAACATTTCAAGCTAACTCTCAATCTATAGAGGAAAAAGTAGGAAAATTATTAAAGATAGACGGTACACTCAGAAATATAGAGAACCTCATAGATAGAACAATAGAATATCAAAAAAAAACTAACCCTACAATTTCTGATGGCTTTTGGAAAAACTTGGAAGGAAAACTCAAGACAGAATCTCTTGAAGAATTTATAGATATAGTAACACCCATCTACACACAAACATATACAGAAGAACAAATAGATGCTATTATAACTATGCTTGATTCAGATGCTGGCAGACTTATAGTAGAAACACAGCCTAGTTTATTACAAGAGTTAGGTTTACCAATACAACAATGGTCGCAAAATGCAAATGCTTATATTATAAAACAAATAGAAGATAGAGACAAAAACATGTCTAGTTCTGAAGAATTAGAAGATTTTGAAAAAGATTTCAAAAGTAAATATGGTTTGCAAATACTTAACTTAGAAGATTTTTCTATAGACCAAGAACATAATATTGGCTCATTACTTGTAGATTTTGGAAAGGTAGATGGCGATGAAAATATTATTAAAATACTTCGTGTCAAAAATAACTCAGATGAAGAAATTACTTTTGAAAAACCTCTCTTTTTAATTGATGATGATATTGAGTTCTATTGGGGAAATACACCCATAGCAGTAGGAGAAACTAGAGATTTGCACATCATTTTGAATATGGAAAAAGCTGAAAATGAGAGGTATTTTTCTTTTAGTATTCGTCCTAGTCAAGGAGAGAATATTAGGATTGGTGTCAAGTATAATGCTCCTAAAAAGGAGTTACAATTTAAAACTTCATCTGAAGAATTAAACTTCAAGCAAACTAAAAAAGAATTATCCAAACCTTATATTTTTAAAATCAAAAATACAGGAAAAAAGGATTTTTATATTTCTGATATTGAAGTAAGTCAGCCTATTGCTTATCTAAATTATTCTAAAGAAGTAATCAAAACGAATGAAGAAATAGAAATTAGAGTAATTTTTTCAAAAGAGATGATTGCAAAATACGACATTGAAGAGGTTAAACTAGATTTAAAGGTTAGTCTCAATGAAGACAAAAAAGGAGATAGATTTGGATCATTTGGAGAAAAAATAGTTAGTTTTGTTATAAAATAA